In the Uranotaenia lowii strain MFRU-FL chromosome 1, ASM2978415v1, whole genome shotgun sequence genome, TGCGCTCACCGTTGGTTAGACAACGTGACTATTGCTCAGCGAGCAATAGTAATCACTCCACACatgaaaaagtttgttgaagGTGTTCAAAATGACAAGATAGAGTCGACATCCGATTCATATCGAGACGTTGTTACATGCCTCAAGGATCCGCTTTTTCtggtcaaattgtttttttgtttaatttaggtTACAGTGGATGaagtgaatgaaataaaaatcatctaCCATCGAAAGACATTTTTCTCGGATATGACACTAAGTATGCTATGAAAAAATGTCCTAAGCTCAGCGAAAAGCAAGTTCTGCAATTTCGTATCGAATGCAAAGGAATGCTGAAGGCAATTGTGCTTAAGTTAATGAAGCGATCGCCATTAACTTATCCTCTGACCAAAGCAGCCTCTTGCCTTGATGCGGCAGTTATCAGCAGTGATACCAAATTGGCCAAAAAACGATTTGAGAAGACTTTGACTATATTGACAGATACTGGACGCGTTAGTGGATCCTCGGCAGATTTAGCAGTACGGCAGTTTTCCGGAGCGATTGCCAGAGGCGATATATTTGATAATTATGACCGTAGCAAAGAAAGGCTGGATCATTTTTGGAGTGGAGTGCTAGCAAATGCCAAGTGTCCAGAATTCTTCAACATCGTCAAAATGATCTGCTGTCTTTCACATGGCAACGCGAATGTTGAACGtggtttttcagtaaattccgAATGTCTCTTCGAAAATATGCGTGAAGAATCAGTGATGGCTAAACTAGGGTTAACATATCCTGctacgccaaaaagagtacactgaggattttttttgaaaatttttaatttaaacgccATTTATTCAAAGCCGTGATGTATTAGGTCATTCACATAGCGCCAATTTGATGCAAGAAGATATGcgactaaattgacaaatgctcaatattttaagttgaattattcaaagtttcgattttatAATGAGAAAACGcaccaaagttgataaaaaatagtgaatttttaaatagtttttttagaGGCGTAGTTTTTCACTCTTCAAAAACATTATTCGTTCGCTTTTgatttgtgcactatgcttttTAGCAAGTTGTTGTATGCATATTGCATACTGCTCAGGAGctcattgcatactcaaaggcgccaATTTTGAACGAAACATCCAGATTGAAATCGTGAATGTATTCGTTATTTCTTCCATAGGAATCCATCCTTTGAAACATTTAGCAAATaagcaaaactgaagtgttgtgcaACGAGTGCATAAAAAGGtggaatttttggatttataaGAATACAATCTTCATGCATCggaagaaattatttaatttatatgagaaaatttcattttttttccttccaccagaaaaaaagagtacatttggtaaaatttcaaaaaaagttgagtacgctcatttttcgatcgaaaaagagtacatgtactcttaaaagagtacgcaTGGTATCGCTAGGCCAAACGACAAAACTATGATGCTGTTTTTTATGCTGGAGGGATAAAATCAgtccaaatttccaacaaacttaTTCATAGAACCGGAGGAAAATATTGGAAGACGCACAGAAGAAGGCTGATAGCTTGCAAGAGAAAATTGTTATGCTGAAATCATAAGAATTTCTACAAGTGGATCCGAACTGGCGGacttatcttaaaatgtttaatatcacaAATAATACTTCCATTAAAATTATCGTAATAAATTAGTATTCTCGAATCAAAGCTTTCTGTGCGTTCATTTTCgggggaaatatattttttataactttaagttgcttcctcaggttgtttttcaaacctggaattttctggaaaatcagggaattttatTACCAGATATGAGTCGACACCCTGTGTAAGCAATCTGATCATAGCAACACAGAGTGCATTGATCCTAATCGCAGCAACTCAGAAACTTATGTCAAACAGTATATAAGATGGAAAGATTATAATAAAGATTCATTCCTTCATTTCTTAGTCAGAACTCTATAAAGCCATTTCCATCGCCAAGTTTTTTATTCTCAACGGATTCATAATTCATGCAGTAAATGGTTGTGCCAAAACTCTCATCGAAGCCTAGTTAGGCCGGTTGTCATAATTTAGACTTTGAAAGGTTACCTCGATATTCGTCATGATAACGATTATTTATTAGAACAAGCTATCAACTGCTTAAGGCTCAAGACCCTGGCTTGGCTATAGTACATTGTTTAGTTCTCTAAGTGAACTATCATTGGACAACTTTAGAAGTAGTCATCGGTCGTCGTGGGTGCGGCGCagctgcaatattttttttcttccgagtCTCATGGTGTTGCCCTTCAAGTTGGGTGAATAAATTGTGCTTTCGATAAATGATTGCCCATTTGCAGATCGCTTCGCAGGACCTTTCCGTTGACTGGAAATGCGAAGAGGTCGACAAGGCGCTGCTATACATTGTTGGAAACGTGGCTGCTGCAAGTTTGTGTCGAGTTTTACTGCATTGATTAAAATACCTAActattaaaataaagtttaagtttATGACGAATAAAACTGTTAAGTTGCTTATCAAGCAGAGTATGAAAACCAATGAATCAAAGGTTTGAGGGCTGGATTTGTTCTTTGATCTCACAGAAGGCACCATGCCAAATCTCAACTGTTTTGGCTCTATATAACTTTGGTAAGTGTTAGTTTTGTGCATAATTTGAGCACGATTAAAATTAGAAATATGTATTAGgtaatgaaatgacaaaaatgacagggTGGCGAGAGAACCAGGAAAAGCTTTGAATTTGATTGCTTAATGAAACCGGAAAACGTGAAATAAAGTATACGACCATGAAAGCTGTcatgttttggaaatattctatgaaacatcaaaaatatttgtaaaattgttccaattgtaagagattttttttataaactttcttaACGTTTTTTTAATTAGCAATTACCTAGTTTATTAAAgaccttttatttttaaaagtttgccAAGACAGACCACAATTCTTAtcaatatttatttctttttccagaACAAGCAAAATGATTCTCCGGATATGTGCCACGTTGTTGATACTCGTGCCCCTGATCAGTGCCCAGCAGACCTTCGGGAAGCAACTGAAACACGTGGTCCGATGGAAATCGCTCGATTTCGTGTTCCCTTCTCCGAGGGAACGGGAACAGGCACTCGCCTCTGGGCGCTTTATACCGGAAAACTGCATTCCCCTGGATATGGACGTCGACTATAATAGCAGTAAGTTGCTGCAAGTTTTAGTTGAATAGTAACAGTCGATTTCACGCTTCGGTCCTTGATTTTCAGATTCACTTCGTTCTCGAGTGTTTGTAACGGTGCCCCGGTTTATCGAGGGGATTCCTGCTACACTGAACACGATTTCAGCGCAGCAGGGATCCTCCGCGCCGTTACTGGAGCCCTATCCCAGTGCTGCCATCCAATCCAATCCGGAAGATCCACGGTGCAACGGGATCGTTTCTGTCTTCCGCACCACGGTATGcgtcaacttaaaaaaataaccgaTTTGTCTTTCTTaccaaagaaatgaaaaatgaattaagTTTTATATAATTAAAAGCTAAGTAAATTCCccggtgttttttttgtatcaaactATTAGATCGACGAATGTAACCGGCTCTGGATTGTGGACACTGGCAAAATAGGAGATCGGCGGATATGTCTACCGAAGATCGTTGCCTTCGACCTACGGACCGATCAGATTATCCACCAGTATCAGATCCCCGCCAACCAGTTGATGTGTGATGTATCGCTTCTAGTCAGTATAGTAAGTAAAGatgccaaaaatgaaattccacCCATGATTTTCCCCCAATTTGACCGTCGTGATATTTTCAGCTTGTCGATGTAAGAGACCCCCCACCAATGGGATCCTGTTCCAATACAATGGCTTATGTGGCGGATGTTCTGGGTTTTGGGATGATTGTCTACGATATGGCTCGTGGAAAGTCATGGCGTGTAACAAACAAGCTGATGAACCCCAATCCAGATTACGGAACGTTCAACATTGCAAACGAGAGCTTTGATCTCATGGATGGTATGATCACCATGGCTCTAAGTCCGAAAAATCCTGTCGACATCAGCACTTCGGATTTCAGCTTCAATTCAGCCTACGCCACAGCCTCAAGGCCAAGGCCACCGATTATAAACGATCGACTCCTGTTCTTCCACGCGTTGGCTTCGATTTCGGAAAATGTCGTACGAACGTCAGTTCTGCACAATGACACCATGTGGGAGGATGATGTTGGGGCCAGCCCGCAGTCGTTCAGCGTTATAGGGCGAAGGACGTCCCAAAGTGCCCCCCAGGCCATGGACAGCAACGGGAACCTTTTCTTCGGATTGCTCAACCAGATGTCGATAGGTTGTTGGGATTCCACCACCAATTACAATCCGCACAACCTGAAGATAGTATCACAGAACCCAGAAACGCTACAATTCGCCAGTGGCGTTAAGGTCATCCGCAACCGGAAGGGCGTTGAAGAGCTGTGGGTGATGACCTGCCGGTTTCAGAAAGTGATGACCGGTACGCTGAACATGAACGAAACAAATTTTCGCATTCAAGCCATCCAAATTCCGGAACTATTGAATGGGGCACGGACGTGCAGGACACATTGCCCAGGATGTTAGATATAAGGCATAAAGTGAGGTGAATAAAGCTATAGTGATCTTAAGTTtgagtatatatttttttaaagaaattgatttCCGGTTTGAGCTTGCGTGGTGGGTTGGGAAAGCGAATCCAACTTCCTCTCAAAAGATCTATTTACGCCTCGAGGGAAAGCGTCTTTCGACCAAcattgttttatgcaattttaagacatttgacatcaaaattaaaactttttcccGATTTCCGAAACTTTGAACGCTTTGAGGTATCAGAGGCACCCCTAAagcaagtccgattgagctgaaattttgcacaggacagtcttttgggccaatctacaaaatgcatATGGTCGGTTTATAAAATTCGATTCTGAAATTTTCCCCATACATCCATTGACACCATTATATAGATGTTAATTCATCTGTggttaatgttgaaaaaaaaaattatcagataTTCACACCCAACCCTTCGATGGATATTTGCcttttgctaaattttacatTGATCATAAAAATCCAACAATATGCAAAAAGTTTTAACTAGATGtataagaaaagaaaatcaattgatCAATCAACCATTTGAAAAGCTAAACTGGCAAAAAAGCATTGTTTTCTAACAATAACTTTAGAGGGAGAGGTCAACAaaatttgaacggcccctaaatACATTTCGTGACATGTTGGTGAAATCGACATAGGtggctgaataaaaaaaaaaacgaatcggCCTCATTGCTGAAAACTTCGAGAATAATTTAGATGCTTCCGGGAACTTTATGAAATGCTTTTTAAATCCCCGGATGTAGCATTTCCGCGgtggaaattgaaataaaagctatttatttttctcccgGGAATTTACCACTTTGTAACATTCTTCactaaaaagctattattaggGGATGATTGACATTTAATTTGGTGCAGTTGAATAAAGGTTTATCTGATGACAGGAACAACAGGTTTCTGACTAGAAATCAATTGATCAGTAGCAGTTACGTCaaagcaaattttgaattcgtttttcttcttcttcttcttcttcttctacttgAGCTG is a window encoding:
- the LOC129743980 gene encoding protein yellow-like isoform X1, yielding MITKMSNSSGEKTWYRTSKMILRICATLLILVPLISAQQTFGKQLKHVVRWKSLDFVFPSPREREQALASGRFIPENCIPLDMDVDYNSNSLRSRVFVTVPRFIEGIPATLNTISAQQGSSAPLLEPYPSAAIQSNPEDPRCNGIVSVFRTTIDECNRLWIVDTGKIGDRRICLPKIVAFDLRTDQIIHQYQIPANQLMCDVSLLVSILVDVRDPPPMGSCSNTMAYVADVLGFGMIVYDMARGKSWRVTNKLMNPNPDYGTFNIANESFDLMDGMITMALSPKNPVDISTSDFSFNSAYATASRPRPPIINDRLLFFHALASISENVVRTSVLHNDTMWEDDVGASPQSFSVIGRRTSQSAPQAMDSNGNLFFGLLNQMSIGCWDSTTNYNPHNLKIVSQNPETLQFASGVKVIRNRKGVEELWVMTCRFQKVMTGTLNMNETNFRIQAIQIPELLNGARTCRTHCPGC
- the LOC129743980 gene encoding protein yellow-like isoform X2 → MILRICATLLILVPLISAQQTFGKQLKHVVRWKSLDFVFPSPREREQALASGRFIPENCIPLDMDVDYNSNSLRSRVFVTVPRFIEGIPATLNTISAQQGSSAPLLEPYPSAAIQSNPEDPRCNGIVSVFRTTIDECNRLWIVDTGKIGDRRICLPKIVAFDLRTDQIIHQYQIPANQLMCDVSLLVSILVDVRDPPPMGSCSNTMAYVADVLGFGMIVYDMARGKSWRVTNKLMNPNPDYGTFNIANESFDLMDGMITMALSPKNPVDISTSDFSFNSAYATASRPRPPIINDRLLFFHALASISENVVRTSVLHNDTMWEDDVGASPQSFSVIGRRTSQSAPQAMDSNGNLFFGLLNQMSIGCWDSTTNYNPHNLKIVSQNPETLQFASGVKVIRNRKGVEELWVMTCRFQKVMTGTLNMNETNFRIQAIQIPELLNGARTCRTHCPGC